ATGCGCACAGAATGAGCTTGATCCGTTTCTGCTTCTATTTCAAATGTAAATAGATAAGTACCATCTTCTTGCTTTTTGAAGTCGACCAACTCGCTATCTAGCTCACGACCAAGACTTTCTTTATTGAAACGAATCGGGTCAATCAACCAGTTATTGACAGTAATCGGAACTTCTGTTTCCTCCTCCTCATCCAGACTCTCTGGACTTGTATTGATACGAAGGTCCTTTAATTTATTTCCCTTCTCATCTACCGCAGTTAACATGATGGCTCTAGGAAAATCAGATTTAAAGAAGTCTTGCTCAAAACTGCCGTCTTCTTTTACATCTATGATCTTCAGCTCTCCCTTACCAATGTCTAGATTAGAATAGTAAAGTTTGATGTTCTTAGGAAGACTAACATTATCACTCACTTTCCCCTTCAATGTAAAACGCCCGTTTTTACCAATCTGGATAACCTCTTCATCCTCTTCATCTTTTTCAATATCAAGATCAATCGTCGGCTTTTCATTATCTACCAAATAATTCAAGGTTTTAGTGTAAATAAGCTTGCCATCCTTATCTTTCAAGATTAATTCAAAACTATGACGTCCATCTGATTGCTCTGGAATCTGGAGAGATAGTTGACCATTCTCCAGAGAGTAATTCACAGCCTGAGCATCCAAGTTAGCCTGCACATTGGAAACTTGCGCTGAGACGTTCGCTTTAATTTCTACAGTTTTCTTACTGCGAATTGCCATCAAATCTTCCAAATTTTTAAACTGGATTACAGGCGCCACCAAGTCTTTTTCAACAGCAACCACATTACCCGCTATATCCATCACCTCAACACGGAGATGATTTTTAGCATCGAGTGGCAGTTCCACTTCTTTGAGATGGTAATGTAGTTGACCTGCATCATCTACAACCTTTTCAACAAGAAGATCTTCTCCATTTAGATTAGCTCGAACCTCCCAAACTTTATTATTATCCTTGGCTGTGACGACTAGTTCTCTATGGCTGGTCAGACGATTGGTATCAATCGCGACAATTTCTGGCTTTTGATTATCAATTTTGACTGGCAGATAGGTATACTGATAGGTCCCATTTTCTTTATTTTTTACCCGCAATCTAAAGAAATATTGTCCTTCCGGTGCTGGTATGTTTTCATCCTTGCTTGCATCGTACACTTTCCCATCCCAACGGTGCAATTCTATCGGAGTACGAAGCTTGGAATACTCCGATAGACTTTCAAAATAATCTACATAGCGAACACGAGACAGCATGGTTCCTGTATCAATCCGCCTTAAAACAGGAGCATCTTCTGTAGCTTCTTTTACAATATCCAAATCATAGTTGGTAATATCCCTCAATAGCGCAAATCGAACAAAGGCATTCCCAATCTGACTATCCGAATGCTGGTTTTGAATTGCGATATTGTCTGGATTTAGAGGTGATTGATTGTCTTGAATCTTTTCACGCCCAAGTTCAATATAGCGCCCAGACTTATTGTGTTTATAGCTAGATAAAACCGAGGTCAGTTTCAATTTAGAACTGGTTTCCCAAGCCGGTGCATCAACAATCCTTTCTTTTGACCAGTCCCCCACAAAGCCAAAATAAGGAATACTGATGTCCGACTGCCCTTCCGTCAATGATTTGAAGTAAATATACCCTTCTGCAAACTGGTCTTTCGCTTCTCCTGCATCCAATCTTAGGCGAATAGATTTCTTCTCTTTAGGACCCAGTTGAATGGATTGCTCAGAAAGATGAATACTCGAGCCCTTGATTTCTGCCGCATGAATCTCTTTAACTACTTTTCCAGAACGTCCTATTCTATCAACAGGAACATCTTGGCTAGTCAATACTTTCCCAGCTGAAATAGCAAAGCTTCTTTGTTGGTTTCCCAGATTTTCCAAGGTTACCTCAAATTCTGTCTCACGCCCTATTTCTTTTAATTCCACCCCTCCTTTTAGACGGTGGTGAAGAATCACATCTGTTTCAAAGGCTCTATCGATCTGCAACAGACCAGCACCTTGTTGTCTCGGAGAATTTTCCAAAGCATGCCCAGATGAATCTAGAACATCAACCAAAGGGGTAGCAGTATTCATCAAAATGATTCTCAGCAAATCCATCCTAGTCATGCCTTCTGGCGGTGTCATTTGGCGAATCCGTGGCAATAAAAGTGCACTGGCACCCGCCACAATTGGCGAAGCCATCGAAGTCCCCGACATGGAGCCATAACGATTGTCATTCAAGGTTGCATAAACATCCTCTCCTGGTGCCACAATCTCTGGCTTCAATTCTAAGTTGACCGTAGGCCCCCAACTAGAAAAGCCTGATACCGTCGGTACTTCAATCAACTTCTTCATTCCAATTATAGGCCTGAGGACCAAACCAGTGTTGCCTTGCGATTGGTTGGCAACTTCTAATAATCGCCTTCCATCTTCCCCGCTAAGACTAATTCCCCAGATAGAGGAGTAGGAAAGCAAAGTCTTATCATCTACCAATAACTGATGGGTCCTATAATAATCCTTATTCCATCCCTGATCTGTGTTTATCACAATAATTCCAGCAACATCCTTGAATTTCAAATTACGAACAGCATCTTTCAAGTCAAACTTATCTTTTTTGATAATCGCCACTTTACCAGCCAAATCAAGCCCCTGCACTTCTTCCCAATGACCATTTCCAGCATCTACAAATTCATATTTCCCCTCTGTAAGCGTTGTATAGCCAATAGGATAGTAGCCAAAAGACTGCCCATTCAGCATAAATTCGCGTTGAACAAGATGGGTATTTCTCGCCGATCCAACCGCGATAACTGCAGGAGTCGCTGCTACGCCAACTGTTGTTGCCGTATCCACAGCTCCTAAGGCATTATTTGTATGCAGGTCAAAGGAGGTGTCTGAAGAGGAGGCGCCAGCATTACCAATAGCTGCTGTAATGATAATCCCCTTTTCTGCTGCCCTCTTAGCAATCGTGTAGTAAGCATTCCCCGGCAACCCGCTATCATAATAACCAACACTCAAACTGATGACATCTGCCCCGTGTTTGATAGCATCTTCAATAGCAGCATAAGCAGCATCCTCCGTCTCAGCCTTATAATTTTTAGGGTCATTTGAAAAAATCTTGTAGACTAGCAGTTGTGCGTTGGGAGCAATCCCATCAATCCCCTGCTTAGACGCAACTTCTTCGTCTGTTGCATTCCCAGCCAGAGTTCCTGCTATGTGCATACCATGTGGTTCGTGGGTATCATCGTAGAGATTATCGTTACCAGATACGTAATTATAGCCATGAGGGACTTTTAGAGTGTATGTCCCTGTCGTAGATGGAGTAATTTCCTTGATTTTAGGGACGACACCTTCATCCAACCTCATGTCTTTGTGCTTAATATCCAAACCAGAGTCAATGACTGCAATCACCATTCCGCGACCATCTGTCTGGTATTTAGAACTTGCTTTTAAGGCACCAACCAGCTCTTTAGCAGTATGAAGAGTCGGTCGGATACGGCGACTCTCTTCCAAAGAGGTTAATTCGGTAATTGCCTTCACATCAGACAAATTTTCTTTCCCTACCTCTACAGATGCTCCCGTTAAAACCTCCTTATACTCATGAACAATTTTAACGCCATCAATTTTCTTTAATTTATCCAATACAAGATTTCGGTTCTCTTCGGAAAATTGTAAAATATAGCGCCCTGTTGTCACCTCTTCTGGCTCAAGCTGTGATTCCTGCGGGATTGTTTGAGGAGCACTAGCTTCTTTTCCGCTAATGTCTTCTTTTTCCCTTGACTCCTCTGTTGTCTTACCAGCTGTAGTTTTTATCTCGGTCGTAGCTCGATCTGTGAGAAGACCTGATTCTTCACCCGCCTCTGTATCTACAACTTCTTCGACCACTCCTTCTTCAGCAACTGGTTCATCCACCTGCTCCGTTTTAACTGGCTCATCTGATAATAACCCATCTTCTTTTTTCTCTACCACAGAATCTTGCTTGCTGTCCATATCCGTTGCGACCGCAACCGTAGACTCCACTCCTTCTCCACTAGTATCTGCTTGAACCATCGGAACACCCGTGATAAAAAATCCTATTGATACCGATGCCACACCGATACTTAACTTCTTGATGCTAAAGCGTTGTTTATTCTCAATTTGAGACCACTTCTGTTTCATAAAACCTCCGTTTTTAATATTGATTAATTTATAAGTTAGGTATACCTAATTCTATAAAATTTTTAAATCTTTGGCAAGTTTTTTTTGAATTAGCCTCAAAAACAAGAAAAAGCACAGGTCTCCCTGCGCTTTAACAACTTATTACAACTCAGCAATCTGGCTCAAATTAACCTCTGCAATGGTATCATTACCAAACATAGAGATAACCATTTTGACCTTGTTGTTATCAATTTCTGTAATTTTACCTGTGTAGTCTGTGAAGGCACCGTCGATGATACGAACAGTATCGCCAACTTTGACATCAATATCAAATTCTTGAACGGTTTGTCCCATAGACACCAAGATTTGACGGATTTCTTCTTCCAAAAGTGGAGTTGGTTTTGAACGGTTACCGTGTGAACCCACGAAACCTGTAACGTTTGGCGTGTTACGAACCACAAACCAAGCTTCATCGGTCATAACCATTTCCACCAAAACATAACCAGGGAAACGGTTTTCTTCTACTTCCTTGACCTCACCGTTCTTTTCAACCTGAACAGTCTGAGTTGGAATTTCTACACGGAGGATGTTTTCCAACATGTTATAAGTGTGGGCACGTTGGAGCAAGTTTTCCTTCACTTTATTTTCATATCCTGAGTAGGTCTGTAAAACAAACCAGCCCTTATCAAAACTATCGTACATTGTTACTTCCTTTCTTTGGAAACACGGAATTTTTAAACGCTAAAAAAAGCCCGAAGGCTTTCGCTTTTCCTTATTATATCACTTCCATTTTACAAATGGCAAGTATTTTCTAGAAAAGATTGATCAAGCTCATGATTCCTCGTGACAAAATCAAGTCAAAGAGGTAAACCACCGCTACGAAAAAGGCAGTATATTCCACTACAGACACGAAATCCGTCCAGCTCTGCTTACGAGTTGGCCAAGACGTATCTTTTAAAATGCGGATAATGTCTTTGATAAATTTCATGCGCGACTCCTATCTGGTTTCCTTGTGAACAGTGTATTGTCCACAGTGTTTACAAAATTTATTTACTTCTAACCGTGTTGGCTTGGGATTGCTCGAAAGGCTGATTGAATAGTTTCGAGAACCACAAACAGTACAGGCTAGGCTTGCTTTTTTTAGTGCCATAAAGCCCTCCATCCTTTTCATTCTACCATGTTTTTATGGATTTGACAACTCTCCAAACCAAGACGTAATGTTATCCCACAAGGTTTTTGCTCGTTCTGGTAACTGGGCATCGATTAGATTTTGTTTGGTTTGCTCAATCAAGTTTTTCGCCTGATCTGAAATTTCTTGTACCTGTTCTTGACCAAGACTTGATTCAGTTTGTGCAGCTTCATCTGGAGCTACTTCTACAATACCATTTTGTGCATAGGCATTTTCTACTTCGAACTGTGTTCCTGCAGTATATGGCAAGATTGAATTGGCTACAGTCTGGAAGACCGACGGAGCCATCCAGTAGCTACTACTATCTATATAATGATTTTCATCTGTCTGCTCAAAACCAACCCACTGACTGATGACCAAATCAGGTGTGTAGGCAATATGCCACTGGTCATTGACAAGATTGACATCAAAACTCGTTTCGGTTGTTCCTGTTTTCCCAGCAATATAATAATTGGCCGCATCTGCTGTCACTCCCGTACCATTGGTATAGGTTCCAAGCATCATTGCTGTCATCTTATCTGCGACAGAGCGGTCAATCACCTTGGTACTTGTTTCTCGATGCTCTGCTAAAACCTTTCCACTAGCCGTTTCAATACGAGTGATGAGATGGGCATCCTTCATCACCCCCTTATTCGCAAAAGTAGCGTAGGCCTGGGCCATTTGCAGAGGATTAGTCTCCACTCCAGAACCAATTGAAACCCCCAAAACTTTCTCGACATTTTCCATATCAAGCCCAAACTTTTGTCCATACTCGAAGGCTTTGTCAATCCCCAAGGTGTTCACTATATGAGCTACTGGTAAATTGTAAGAGAGAGCCAAAGCTTGATACATTGGAATGGTATCAGAAGTCGAATAATCATAGTTATGCAAGGTGTAATCGCCGTAGGTTTCTGTATGGTTATCCAGAGCCATATCAATCGACCAGCCCGCCGCTACTGCTGGAGCATAGGCAACAAGAGGCTTGATTGTTGAACCAGGACTGCGCTTGGCTTGTGTCGCAAAGTTGAAGGTCCGAAAGACCGCATCCTCTGAACTGTTAACTCGACCAACCAAGGCACGAACTCCACCAGTCGTCGGATCAAGAGCTACGCTGGCAGCCTGAGCATGGGTACCATCAAAACTTGATGTCGGGAACATGGTCTCATCATCAAAAATCACCTGCATACTGGCTTGAGAATTTTGATCCATCTCTGTGTAAATCCTATAGCCGTTATTAATAATGTCTGATTCTTTCAGTCCGTATCGCTCAATCGCCTCAGCAATCACAGCATCAAAATAAGATGGATAGGAATAGTTATCTTGCTTACCAGAATAGGTATCTGCTAACTGGCTCGCTAAATCGACTTGGAAACCTGCATCTGCAGTCGCTTGATCAATATAACCAGCATTGACCATGTTTTGCAGGACTGTATCCCGACGATTAACTGCATTTTCTAGAGAATAATAAGGATTATAAATCTCAGGTCCCTTGAGCATACCTGCAATGACGGCCGCTTGCTCAAGAGTAAGATCACTGGCTGGAATACCGAAGTACTTTTGGCTTGCATCTTCCACTCCCCAAACACCATTCCCAAAATAGGCGTTATTGAGATACATGGTCAAAATTTCTTGCTTGCTGTACTTTTTATTGATTTCCAGAGCCAAAAAGAATTCTCGAGCCTTTCGACTGATGGTCTGATCCTGAGTTAGAAAGGCATTTTTTGCCAATTGCTGGGTAATAGTTGAACCACCTCCAGACCGACCTAACGTCAAGGCAGCCAAAATTGTACGCTGGTAATTAATGCCTGAATTTTTGTAGAAGCTCCGATCTTCTGTAGCGATGACGGCATTCTCTAAATTATCGGAGACAGCATCCAGCTCTACATAGGTCCCCTTCTGACCTGACAATGTCCCAGCTTCCGCACCATCTTTATCATAAATAATCGTTGTGGCTTTTAGCGCCTGCTGTAAATCACCAACATTAGCTGTCTTTGCAAGGAAAAATAGATAGCCACCTACTGTAAGAACTGTCAGGACCATTAAAATGATTAAAATTTTAGTCAGTTGGTAACGCCGCCAAAATTTACGAATCGGCTCCGGAATACGTGATTTTTTCTTTGGTTTATCAACAGAGCCACGATTTCCCCTGCGGCGACGGCTAGGTAGGTCTTCATGATCAATTTGGAAATCTTCTGGAACTTCAATCGGCTGATGTTGCAAATCGTCCATACTTTACCTCTTTCTAGTGAATTTTGTACCATTATACACCATTTCGTAAAAACTAGCAGAAAAAAGCCTGCGATAACTTGTGATAACAGACAGGGAATTTTTTCAAAAAATATGATAAAATAGGGTCATTCTGAACAAAGAAGAGGATTCCCATGACACAAGTATATGATATTACCATCATCGGTGGCGGACCTGTCGGTCTCTTCGCCGCCTTCTACGCCCACCTCCGTCAAGCCAAGGTCAAAATCATTGACTCCCTTCCCCAACTGGGTGGCCAGCCTGCCATTCTCTATCCCGAAAAGGCCATTTTAGACATTCCCGCCTTTCCCAGCCTGACAGGACAGGAGTTGACCGACAACCTCCTCGCCCAGCTGGCTCCATTTGACACCACCATCTGCCTCAATGAAACCCTGACTGCTATTGAACCTGGGGAAACCATTACCCTAAGGACCAACAAGGGCAGCCACCAGACCAAGACCCTGATTATCGCTATGGGTGGCGGGGCCTTCAAGCCACGTCCGCTGGAGATTGATGGTGCTGACAGATTTGACAACGTCCACTACCACGTGTCCAACATCCAGCAGTATGCCGACAAGGACATCGTCGTCTTGGGTGGCGGTGACTCTGCGGTCGATTGGTCCCTGGCCTTTGAAAAAATCGCCAAGACCACTCACATCGTCCACCGTCGTGACAACTTCCGAGCCCTCGAGCACAGCGTGGAAGAGCTCAAGCAGTCCAGCGTCAGCATCCACACACCTTTTGTCCCTAAAGAGCTTTCTGGGGGAAATGGCAGAGCTTCTAGCATTCATTTTGACAAGGTTAAGAGCGAGGACAAGCTCAGCCTGTCTTTCGACCACCTCTTTGTCAACTACGGTTTCAAATCATCTGTCGGTACGCTGAAAGAATGGGGACTGGAACTCAATCGCCACCGCATCGTGGTCAACAGCAAGCAAGAAACTTCTGTTCCTGGTATCTATGCCATCGGTGACTGTTGTTTCTATGAAGGAAAGGTTGATCTGATTGCGACTGGACTGGGCGAAGCCCCAACCGCCGTCAACAATGCCATGAACTACCTCAATCCAAATGAAAAAGTGCAACCCAAGCACTCAACCAGCCTATAAGATGAAAATTGACATTCGCATTCCCCAAGCCTTTCCACAACTGACTGTTAAGGAAGTCTTGGAAGATTATTTTCTCATTCCCAGAAAAATCCGCCACTTCCTCCGCACCAAGAAGCATGTCCGTGTCAACGGCGAACTGATTAACTGGCAGAGTCCGATTGCTGCAGGCGACCTGCTAGAATTGACCTTTGACCAGGAAGATTATCCTGAAAAAAGTATTCCTCTAGGACAGGCGGACTTGGTAGAGGAACTCTATCAAGATGAGCATTTGATTATCGTCAACAAGCCCGAAGGCATGAAAACCCACGGCAATGAGCCTACTGAAATCGCCCTGCTCAACCATGTATCTGCCTATGTCGGTCAGACCTGCTATGTGGTCCACAGGCTGGATATGGAAACCAGCGGAGCCATTCTCTTTGCCAAAAATCCTTTTATCCTGCCCATTCTCAATCGGATTTTGGAAGACAAGGTCATCTACCGTGACTATCTGGCCCTCTGCCAAGGGCAGCTAAGAAAGACAGACTGGACTATCACTGATAAAATCGGACGGGACCGACACGACCGCAGAAAGCGGGTGGTCGACAACCGCAAGGGACAGGCTGCTTTGACCCAAGTCCATCTCTTGAAGACCCTTGGCAAAAATAGTTTGGTTACCTGTCGCCTCCAGACAGGGCGGACACATCAGATTCGGGTGCATTTGTCCCATCATGGTCATGCCCTAATCGGAGACCCTCTTTACAGTCGAATCACAGCACCCCGCCTCATGCTCCATGCCCAAAAACTCAGCTTGACCCACCCGCTGACCCTCGAAGAAATCAGCGTGGAAGCACGGTCGGAGAGTTTTGAAAGAATAGTAAAAAAGAGCTGAAAACCAGCTCTTTTTTGCATGTATGTTATTCAAAAATATTTCCCAACTCTACATCAACTCGGTTTTCCTTGACATTGATGTCGGTCACAGCGAGCAAAGATTTGTAGTTAGCTACGCTACGGTCCCCTTTTTGGTTTTCCGCAAAGACAGCCACGCCTACCAAGGTTGAGTCAAACTCAGACAAAAGGCTAATCATACCATTGATGGTGCCACCATTTTTCAAGAAGTCATCGACGATTAAGACACGGCTTCCTGCCTTCAAACTACGCTTGGACAGAAACATCTTTTCGATACGGTCGCTAGATCCTGACACATAGTTGACAGAAACGGTTGAACCTTCTGTGATTTTCAAATCACGGCGCACAATAACAAACGGTACATTAAGGACATTGGCAACAGCATTGGCCAAAGGGACACCCTTAGTCGCAACTGTCATGACCGCATCAATCTTTTCATCTTTGAAAGCATCTGCAATGATACGACCGACATTTTTCAAAATATGTGGTGTAGACAGCAAGTCAGATGAATAGATATAACCGCCTGGCAAGATACGATTACTTTCGGCCATCTGATCACGAAGGGCCTGTGCAATTTCGACGGACTCTGCCTTAGAGATCGATGGAGTAAAAACAACTCCTCCACTGGCACCAGTAATGGTTTCAATATGCCCGATAGAGCTTTCCTCAAAAGCCTTTTTAATGATGGCAATATCCTCTGAGATAGATGACTTGGCAGATTCATACTTTTCCGCAAAGGTATTCAAACTAGTTAATTCATAAGGGTGGTTGATGAGGTAATTGGAAATGACAACCATACGCTCACTTCTTCTTAATTTCATAAAATCATCCTCTTTCACTTTTTTCTATTATATCACAATAAACTACAAAAAGCGAACTTTTTTGATTAAAAAGTCCGTCTTTTTCGTATTTTGTTTATCGCTTACATATACCACTTTGGAAGATGATGATTAAAATATTCATACCATTCAGAAATCTTCTGCGCTTGCAACTTCATCAATGAAATTTGTTCGGAATCTACTTGTTCTGCCCAAGAAAGAGCGCCTAGACTGTTTACTGTTAAGTATAGAGCTAAAAGTCTCCAAAATTCCTCTGGAATAACGCCGTCAAAATAGGCATCTACCTGACCACGCGCAAAGGCTGGAGACAAATCTGCCGTGAAAATCAAACGGTTGAATTCTTCCCAGGGATCTCCTATGTCGTAGCGATCAAAGTCTAAGATTTTTAGCTTTCCATCTCTTCCCAGTAGAAAATTCCCTGTATGAAAATCTCCATGATGGTAGGCAATCTGTCTCCCTTCAAGCAAGTGACGATTGGCCTGGACAAAGTCTATCATAGCTTGACCATTTGGATAGGAATGACTAGTTGCTTGGTAGGCCTTGATTTTACTGTCAATCTTAGCCTGATAAAAACTGTTCCAGTCCCGTTGACTTTGGTCAATCGGTAGGGCATGCAAGGTTCGCAAAAACTGTCCAGCCTGACAGCCCAAATCATACAAGACAGAATCAGACAGATCGGAAGCCACTTCATTCATGTCCTGACCTTCCACCCATTCATAGAGGGTGTAGACTGACAAGTCATCCGCCCAAAAACTTAGTGGCTCTGCCACAGGCAAACCTAGACCAAACAGGTTTTCAACTAACTGAAACTCTAATCGCTTAGCCTCATAGGCTGGTCGCTCTGCTATTCTCAACAGACCAAAGCGACCATCTTCTAGCTGGACCTTGTACTTTTGGTCCGTGGACCAGCCTTTGGTGAGGGGCTGTCGAGACACTATCCTAACTGCCATCAGTCGATATTGGGCTTATAAAAGGCTCGGTTATCCATGGCAAAGATGCGGTTGGTCATCTCACCTGGGCCGACCTTGTCCAAGGCCGATAGCATCATCATCATTTCCGCATCAATGTTGTCAATCATGTGGAGGATTTCCGCCTCCATAATCTGCGGACGGACTGGGCTACCATATTCCAAGAGACCGTGGTGGCTGAGGATAACGTGACGCAGAACAGTCACTTCCTCCAGACTG
This region of Streptococcus suis genomic DNA includes:
- a CDS encoding S8 family serine peptidase, with the translated sequence MKQKWSQIENKQRFSIKKLSIGVASVSIGFFITGVPMVQADTSGEGVESTVAVATDMDSKQDSVVEKKEDGLLSDEPVKTEQVDEPVAEEGVVEEVVDTEAGEESGLLTDRATTEIKTTAGKTTEESREKEDISGKEASAPQTIPQESQLEPEEVTTGRYILQFSEENRNLVLDKLKKIDGVKIVHEYKEVLTGASVEVGKENLSDVKAITELTSLEESRRIRPTLHTAKELVGALKASSKYQTDGRGMVIAVIDSGLDIKHKDMRLDEGVVPKIKEITPSTTGTYTLKVPHGYNYVSGNDNLYDDTHEPHGMHIAGTLAGNATDEEVASKQGIDGIAPNAQLLVYKIFSNDPKNYKAETEDAAYAAIEDAIKHGADVISLSVGYYDSGLPGNAYYTIAKRAAEKGIIITAAIGNAGASSSDTSFDLHTNNALGAVDTATTVGVAATPAVIAVGSARNTHLVQREFMLNGQSFGYYPIGYTTLTEGKYEFVDAGNGHWEEVQGLDLAGKVAIIKKDKFDLKDAVRNLKFKDVAGIIVINTDQGWNKDYYRTHQLLVDDKTLLSYSSIWGISLSGEDGRRLLEVANQSQGNTGLVLRPIIGMKKLIEVPTVSGFSSWGPTVNLELKPEIVAPGEDVYATLNDNRYGSMSGTSMASPIVAGASALLLPRIRQMTPPEGMTRMDLLRIILMNTATPLVDVLDSSGHALENSPRQQGAGLLQIDRAFETDVILHHRLKGGVELKEIGRETEFEVTLENLGNQQRSFAISAGKVLTSQDVPVDRIGRSGKVVKEIHAAEIKGSSIHLSEQSIQLGPKEKKSIRLRLDAGEAKDQFAEGYIYFKSLTEGQSDISIPYFGFVGDWSKERIVDAPAWETSSKLKLTSVLSSYKHNKSGRYIELGREKIQDNQSPLNPDNIAIQNQHSDSQIGNAFVRFALLRDITNYDLDIVKEATEDAPVLRRIDTGTMLSRVRYVDYFESLSEYSKLRTPIELHRWDGKVYDASKDENIPAPEGQYFFRLRVKNKENGTYQYTYLPVKIDNQKPEIVAIDTNRLTSHRELVVTAKDNNKVWEVRANLNGEDLLVEKVVDDAGQLHYHLKEVELPLDAKNHLRVEVMDIAGNVVAVEKDLVAPVIQFKNLEDLMAIRSKKTVEIKANVSAQVSNVQANLDAQAVNYSLENGQLSLQIPEQSDGRHSFELILKDKDGKLIYTKTLNYLVDNEKPTIDLDIEKDEEDEEVIQIGKNGRFTLKGKVSDNVSLPKNIKLYYSNLDIGKGELKIIDVKEDGSFEQDFFKSDFPRAIMLTAVDEKGNKLKDLRINTSPESLDEEEETEVPITVNNWLIDPIRFNKESLGRELDSELVDFKKQEDGTYLFTFEIEAETDQAHSVRINGGEKRYFEDGKLNYPVTLIEEGNVVDISVYNEADELTYTKKYQMLVDTENPVLKLENEVLPLERQVVDSEEDEDEENQYAGVLLADADGHLTLTGSAKDNGIYWSLKINEDFVARGGFWRQYGNNEKAFRYELHSLKDGDTVKLDLSDSFGNALVKKYKVRLNDKEVSEQVPEKDLHVEQSDKDQAPSIPVPKSEAHVPMPKEENSLAPQTESIEIALLTGDTREDGVEHLGRLAKHEEALGISDERIEVSIPHREFFERSGRGETGALAADTSGKLPQTGASLGSVFISALLGLFGGAMALGNLKRKE
- the nusG gene encoding transcription termination/antitermination protein NusG translates to MYDSFDKGWFVLQTYSGYENKVKENLLQRAHTYNMLENILRVEIPTQTVQVEKNGEVKEVEENRFPGYVLVEMVMTDEAWFVVRNTPNVTGFVGSHGNRSKPTPLLEEEIRQILVSMGQTVQEFDIDVKVGDTVRIIDGAFTDYTGKITEIDNNKVKMVISMFGNDTIAEVNLSQIAEL
- the secE gene encoding preprotein translocase subunit SecE gives rise to the protein MKFIKDIIRILKDTSWPTRKQSWTDFVSVVEYTAFFVAVVYLFDLILSRGIMSLINLF
- the rpmG gene encoding 50S ribosomal protein L33, whose amino-acid sequence is MALKKASLACTVCGSRNYSISLSSNPKPTRLEVNKFCKHCGQYTVHKETR
- the pbp2a gene encoding penicillin-binding protein PBP2A; its protein translation is MDDLQHQPIEVPEDFQIDHEDLPSRRRRGNRGSVDKPKKKSRIPEPIRKFWRRYQLTKILIILMVLTVLTVGGYLFFLAKTANVGDLQQALKATTIIYDKDGAEAGTLSGQKGTYVELDAVSDNLENAVIATEDRSFYKNSGINYQRTILAALTLGRSGGGSTITQQLAKNAFLTQDQTISRKAREFFLALEINKKYSKQEILTMYLNNAYFGNGVWGVEDASQKYFGIPASDLTLEQAAVIAGMLKGPEIYNPYYSLENAVNRRDTVLQNMVNAGYIDQATADAGFQVDLASQLADTYSGKQDNYSYPSYFDAVIAEAIERYGLKESDIINNGYRIYTEMDQNSQASMQVIFDDETMFPTSSFDGTHAQAASVALDPTTGGVRALVGRVNSSEDAVFRTFNFATQAKRSPGSTIKPLVAYAPAVAAGWSIDMALDNHTETYGDYTLHNYDYSTSDTIPMYQALALSYNLPVAHIVNTLGIDKAFEYGQKFGLDMENVEKVLGVSIGSGVETNPLQMAQAYATFANKGVMKDAHLITRIETASGKVLAEHRETSTKVIDRSVADKMTAMMLGTYTNGTGVTADAANYYIAGKTGTTETSFDVNLVNDQWHIAYTPDLVISQWVGFEQTDENHYIDSSSYWMAPSVFQTVANSILPYTAGTQFEVENAYAQNGIVEVAPDEAAQTESSLGQEQVQEISDQAKNLIEQTKQNLIDAQLPERAKTLWDNITSWFGELSNP
- a CDS encoding NAD(P)/FAD-dependent oxidoreductase, whose protein sequence is MTQVYDITIIGGGPVGLFAAFYAHLRQAKVKIIDSLPQLGGQPAILYPEKAILDIPAFPSLTGQELTDNLLAQLAPFDTTICLNETLTAIEPGETITLRTNKGSHQTKTLIIAMGGGAFKPRPLEIDGADRFDNVHYHVSNIQQYADKDIVVLGGGDSAVDWSLAFEKIAKTTHIVHRRDNFRALEHSVEELKQSSVSIHTPFVPKELSGGNGRASSIHFDKVKSEDKLSLSFDHLFVNYGFKSSVGTLKEWGLELNRHRIVVNSKQETSVPGIYAIGDCCFYEGKVDLIATGLGEAPTAVNNAMNYLNPNEKVQPKHSTSL
- a CDS encoding RluA family pseudouridine synthase, with the translated sequence MKIDIRIPQAFPQLTVKEVLEDYFLIPRKIRHFLRTKKHVRVNGELINWQSPIAAGDLLELTFDQEDYPEKSIPLGQADLVEELYQDEHLIIVNKPEGMKTHGNEPTEIALLNHVSAYVGQTCYVVHRLDMETSGAILFAKNPFILPILNRILEDKVIYRDYLALCQGQLRKTDWTITDKIGRDRHDRRKRVVDNRKGQAALTQVHLLKTLGKNSLVTCRLQTGRTHQIRVHLSHHGHALIGDPLYSRITAPRLMLHAQKLSLTHPLTLEEISVEARSESFERIVKKS
- the purR gene encoding pur operon repressor; its protein translation is MKLRRSERMVVISNYLINHPYELTSLNTFAEKYESAKSSISEDIAIIKKAFEESSIGHIETITGASGGVVFTPSISKAESVEIAQALRDQMAESNRILPGGYIYSSDLLSTPHILKNVGRIIADAFKDEKIDAVMTVATKGVPLANAVANVLNVPFVIVRRDLKITEGSTVSVNYVSGSSDRIEKMFLSKRSLKAGSRVLIVDDFLKNGGTINGMISLLSEFDSTLVGVAVFAENQKGDRSVANYKSLLAVTDINVKENRVDVELGNIFE